The [Clostridium] celerecrescens 18A genomic sequence TTCCTGCACATGCTTTTTCATTAATTCAACCGATTTATATCCGGCTTCAATGTCCACTCCTGCATTCTTATAATCCATTTTTCTCCTCGCCTCCGATTTTCTTACTTCTTCATCTGGGATAAATATTCCTGATAACCGATCTGATCTAATTTCTCGGCTTTTTCTGCCACCTCGTTTTTTAAGTTTTCCGAGTACTCTTTAAGCTTTCCTAAAAGCTCCTCATCACTGACCGCTAAAACCTTGGCAGCAAGGATTCCAGCGTTGGTTCCTCCGCCAATTGCAACGGTGGCAACCGGAACTCCGGAAGGCATCTGGACGATGGAATAAAGAGAATCCACTCCGCCAAGGTCCGAAGTCTTCATGGGAATGCCGATCACCGGCATTGGGAACAGGGCCGCACACATTCCCGGGAGATGAGCCGCCTTGCCTGCGCCGGCGATTATTACCTTTACGCCTCTTGCTTCTGCCGTTTTCGCATATTCGAAAAATATATCCGGTTCCCTGTGGGCGGAGATCACCGTCATCTCGAACTCCACTCCCAATTTTTTCAAAACATCTGCAGCCTGAGCCATAACAGGCATATCAGAATCACTTCCCATAACAATCGATACTTTTGCCATAGTAAATTCTCCTTTTATTTTGTTTGATGTAAGTATTCATTATTAACAGTAATACAGCTTATTAGATAAATTAATAATTAAAGCTTATTATTTTATCTTTACTTATTAATTATAATACAAGTTTTTTTCTGCTTCGTCAATGGTTTTCTAAAAATTTTGCCATCGCTCACGGGGTGTACAAGAATGGCGGGAGAACCGGAAAGATATCTTACTCTCTCCGGCCTCCCGCCTGACTATGTATGGTTAATACTTTCCGCCTCCAAATGAGGGTTCTTCAAAATAAACCGGATCAATATTAAGAACCGGGTCCTCATGAGCTTCCCCATAAACCGGCTTTTCTGGCCGGGAATCTCTGGACTTTGAGGATTTCACTGTTTCCTCCTCGCCCTCATAAAGGTCAAAGCCCTCAACAAGTCCCTTCATAATCTGGGCCTGGCCTGACAGTTCTTCACTTGCTGCAGCACTTTGCTCCGCTGTGGCGGAGTTCGTCTGAACTACGCAGGAAATCTGGTCAATTCCCTGTGCCACCTGATCAACTGCCACCGCCTGCTTGTCAGAGGCCAATGCAATCTCTCCAATAATTGCGTTAATGCGCCTGCTTCCTTCCACGACTGCCTGCATTGCCTTCGCTGTCTCTGCAGTAATCTTGGTTCCGTTTTCCACGGCCTGCATGCTTTCTCCAATGAGAAGCGTGGTGTTCTTTGCTGCTTCTCCAGATTTGCTTGCCAGGTTACGTACTTCATCCGCCACAACTGCAAAGCCTTTTCCGGCTTCGCCGGCACGTGCGGCTTCAACGGCCGCATTCAATGCCAGGATGTTGGTCTGGAATGCGATATCCTCAATGGTCTTTATAATCTTTCCGATTTCATTGGACTTATCACTGATCTTCATCATTGCCTGGTTCATTTCTGACATTTTCTCACTGCTCTTTTCCACATTCCTGGTTGATTCCTCTGATGTAGAACGGGCGTCTTTTGCATTTTGGGCATTGACATTTATCTGATTTGATATATCGCTTATAGCAGCCGCAAGCTCCTGAATGGAAGAAGCCTGTTCCGTTGATCCCTGGGACAATGCCTGGGCACCGGAGGATACCTGCTCCGAACCATTGGCTACCAGATCAGCCGATTGGTTAATGCGGAAAAGGGCTTCGCTCAAATTATTCCTGATTCCGTGCATGGCCATAAGAATAGGCTCATAATCCTGGACATATTGTTCCTGGTGCTTGGAGCTGACCCGGAAATCACCGATTGCCAATGATGTGAGCAAGCTGCTGATATCGTCAATCATGTTTCCAATATTGGAAATGGTGGCCCGCATGCTGTCGGCCAGAACGCCCAGTTCATCCTTTGACTTGTAATTCAACTGAATATGAAGGCTTCCCTTTGACATTTCCGATGCCGCCTTCTCGATCTCTTTGACCGGCGATACAATGCTTCTAGTTGTAAAAATCGAAAAGCCCAAAGTAACTAATACAGCAATGAACTGTAAAGCGACCACTACAAGCTGAGTGATTCCCGCCATTTGCTGGGCGGTATTATAATTGCCATCGGCGTTCTCCTCGGTAACATCACTGATCTTTACCAGATCCTCCTGAACCTTTATGAAATAAGGGTTTAACGATTCAAAGAATATATCCGCTGCCTGTCTGGTTTTATTTTCCCTTGCAAGACCAAATACCTGATCCTTGAAAGGCTGAGCCTCATTTAAGGTATTTTCGATGCCGTCCACCAGGGACTGATCCCCCTGATAATTTTCCCTCAAAAATTGAATCTTGTCACGGAACGTTTCCAGATCCGCCTCCGCAGCATCAATATATTCCCCTGTAGTCTTTAAATCAAGGCTCATGGTTGCATATCCTACATTTTTAGCCGCGGACTGAATATCACCTCTCATCTCAAGTGTCTGCACATCGATCTGGTGTCCGTTTTTAAAAAAATCTACAAACTTACCGTTATTTTGCCTTAAGCCTATCACGGAGATTGTGGAAACTAATAAGAACAGCACGAGGATAGCTCCAAAAGCAAGTCCAATTCTTTTACCAATCTTTAAATTCTTCACCTTTGTCCTCCATTCACTTTATCTATCCTATTTTTGTATACGAATGAATCAAGGCGATAAGATTTCATATTCCGCCGATTCATAAACTCAAGGTTGAAAGAAGTTTTTCTTTCAACCTTAAACCTTTGTATATCTTATCGGCATGTTCTTTTATTTTATAAGCTTTTTAAATAAAATTTGTTAAATATTTCAATATTTTTAGTTATTTTAAACAATTAGAGACCTGCCAATGGAATATTTAATTCCTCGGTGCCCTTTAATACGAATCTGCCGTCATCAATAATTATAATCCTTTTTCCGGAAGCCGTGACAGCCTCGATCCTATCCAGTTCCGCATAAGGTATGGTAATATCCGTATGGCAGCTGAAATAGGCCTTTGATACATCTTCTTTCCTGAGAATGGAAATCTCATTATCTCTGGCGATGATCTCCTTCCCATTAGGATTGTAAACAGGACTGTCCTCCGCCCAGCTGTAACAGGTGTCACCAACTGCAAAGTGGGGGCCCATCTTTTCCACAATGAGGATGGGCAGTTTATCGAGAATTCCAAACTTACGGGCCATGGCATAAGCCGTGGTATTGGTTCCTATTGCAAATTCTCCCATGGGAAGGGTATCGTGGTTCTTTAAGATTACCTGCTTTACAAGTGCTTTTCCTTCCTCCTGATCCT encodes the following:
- the purE gene encoding 5-(carboxyamino)imidazole ribonucleotide mutase, whose product is MAKVSIVMGSDSDMPVMAQAADVLKKLGVEFEMTVISAHREPDIFFEYAKTAEARGVKVIIAGAGKAAHLPGMCAALFPMPVIGIPMKTSDLGGVDSLYSIVQMPSGVPVATVAIGGGTNAGILAAKVLAVSDEELLGKLKEYSENLKNEVAEKAEKLDQIGYQEYLSQMKK
- a CDS encoding methyl-accepting chemotaxis protein, encoding MKNLKIGKRIGLAFGAILVLFLLVSTISVIGLRQNNGKFVDFFKNGHQIDVQTLEMRGDIQSAAKNVGYATMSLDLKTTGEYIDAAEADLETFRDKIQFLRENYQGDQSLVDGIENTLNEAQPFKDQVFGLARENKTRQAADIFFESLNPYFIKVQEDLVKISDVTEENADGNYNTAQQMAGITQLVVVALQFIAVLVTLGFSIFTTRSIVSPVKEIEKAASEMSKGSLHIQLNYKSKDELGVLADSMRATISNIGNMIDDISSLLTSLAIGDFRVSSKHQEQYVQDYEPILMAMHGIRNNLSEALFRINQSADLVANGSEQVSSGAQALSQGSTEQASSIQELAAAISDISNQINVNAQNAKDARSTSEESTRNVEKSSEKMSEMNQAMMKISDKSNEIGKIIKTIEDIAFQTNILALNAAVEAARAGEAGKGFAVVADEVRNLASKSGEAAKNTTLLIGESMQAVENGTKITAETAKAMQAVVEGSRRINAIIGEIALASDKQAVAVDQVAQGIDQISCVVQTNSATAEQSAAASEELSGQAQIMKGLVEGFDLYEGEEETVKSSKSRDSRPEKPVYGEAHEDPVLNIDPVYFEEPSFGGGKY